The Marinobacter sp. MDS2 genome includes a region encoding these proteins:
- a CDS encoding sigma-54 dependent transcriptional regulator, with protein MSNQTALIVDDEPDIRSLLEITLGRMGITTYTAADLTSARALLEEHKPQLCLTDMNLPDGNGIELVQWIQQHSPSTPVAVITAYGSMDTAIESLKAGAFDFVSKPVELPRLRELVNSALKLSEPKTQKTTEVDNPGLLLGNSPELRKLRNQTRKLARSQAPVFISGESGSGKELVARMIHLQGPRAEAPFIAVNCGAIPSELMESEFFGHKKGSFTGAVENKDGLFRSADGGTLFLDEVADLPLAMQVKLLRAIQEKAVRPVGDTKEAPVDIRVLSATHKNLPELVLSGDFRQDLFYRINVIELAVPALRERRDDIPMLAEHILERIAREYECDPATLTTAAIDRLKSYDFPGNVRELENILERAFTLCDEDRIDAEDLHLGGGVAHGSAARGPGHGGEGLSALVPEGEIDLEGYLETIERQAIEKALEATRWNKTAAAKRLGISFRAMRYRLKKLGME; from the coding sequence ATGAGCAATCAAACAGCGCTGATCGTAGACGACGAACCAGACATTCGCAGTCTTCTGGAAATTACTCTGGGGCGAATGGGCATCACCACCTACACCGCCGCCGATCTGACCAGCGCGCGCGCTCTATTGGAAGAACACAAGCCCCAGCTGTGCCTGACAGATATGAACCTGCCCGACGGCAACGGCATTGAACTGGTGCAATGGATCCAGCAGCACAGCCCCAGCACCCCGGTAGCCGTGATTACGGCCTATGGCAGCATGGATACTGCCATTGAATCCCTTAAGGCCGGCGCGTTTGATTTCGTCTCTAAACCGGTTGAACTGCCCCGGCTTCGCGAGCTGGTAAACAGTGCCCTCAAACTGTCGGAACCCAAAACCCAAAAAACAACCGAGGTGGACAACCCCGGCCTGTTGCTCGGCAATTCCCCGGAACTTCGTAAACTCCGCAACCAGACTCGCAAACTGGCACGCAGCCAAGCCCCGGTATTCATCAGCGGCGAATCCGGCAGCGGTAAAGAACTGGTCGCTCGAATGATCCACCTACAGGGTCCGCGCGCGGAAGCACCATTCATTGCCGTTAACTGTGGCGCGATTCCCTCAGAGCTGATGGAAAGCGAATTCTTCGGGCATAAAAAAGGCAGCTTTACCGGAGCGGTTGAGAACAAAGACGGCCTGTTCCGAAGCGCCGATGGCGGCACCCTATTTTTGGACGAAGTCGCGGACTTGCCACTCGCCATGCAGGTAAAACTGCTTCGCGCCATTCAAGAAAAAGCCGTGCGGCCCGTTGGCGATACTAAAGAGGCTCCCGTGGACATTCGCGTGCTTAGCGCCACCCACAAGAATCTGCCCGAATTGGTGCTGTCCGGAGACTTTCGCCAAGACTTGTTCTACCGCATCAACGTCATCGAGCTGGCCGTACCCGCACTTCGAGAACGAAGAGATGACATTCCCATGCTGGCCGAACACATACTTGAGCGCATTGCCCGCGAGTATGAGTGTGACCCAGCCACACTAACCACGGCCGCGATTGACCGACTGAAGAGCTATGACTTCCCGGGTAACGTGCGTGAGCTGGAGAACATTCTAGAACGGGCGTTTACACTGTGTGACGAAGACCGTATTGATGCGGAAGATTTGCACCTTGGCGGTGGCGTGGCCCACGGCAGCGCCGCCCGAGGGCCCGGACACGGTGGCGAAGGGCTATCGGCTTTAGTACCTGAAGGTGAGATTGATCTGGAAGGCTATCTTGAGACGATTGAACGGCAGGCCATTGAGAAGGCGCTTGAGGCTACACGGTGGAATAAGACGGCTGCTGCAAAAAGGCTAGGGATTAGTTTTCGAGCGATGCGGTATCGGTTGAAGAAGTTGGGGATGGAGTGA
- a CDS encoding PAS domain-containing sensor histidine kinase, which produces MASDSPTSVARSPFGPHAKYQQARLFRIYNHYRLVISALLAGLIFIEPFMAEAKFRWLDTYQVGALSYFAVNGFIALVLVAGFHPRQRHITLSVLADILIIHGLLLASSGITSGLANLVIVSVAAGNILAPNRLGTFYAALATLCSLGISIWATLTLNASADDIVRAGSLGILYFAAAFVLQGISKRVIRSEALATSRAKSIAELEQINQQIIQRMRTGILVLDRFGQIRLANAAAEEMLFEEAATHPYGMRQARTLPAPLRNGLDAWLSDHHAKIEPFQATQTSPLLQANFTQLDQDRGDQILVFIEDMSKVTQQAQQMKLASLGRLTAGIAHEIRNPLGAISHAAQLMEESPHIDPSDQQMLDIIRRHSKRVNGIIENVLDLSRRRIASTELVDVRSWLTNFCDDFQQTQADIIPASIELLIEDEVPDARFDKSQIEQVMVNLCDNGLRYSEQNTGEKRIQLLVGATPDGERARVDIRDFGAGIAPEYRDSVFEPFFTTDKNGTGLGLYLARELCEANQAHLSLVEDDQPGCRFRITFAHSGRMI; this is translated from the coding sequence ATGGCTTCAGACTCCCCTACAAGCGTTGCACGCTCGCCCTTCGGGCCTCATGCAAAATATCAGCAAGCCAGATTATTTCGGATCTATAACCACTATCGGCTGGTCATCAGCGCCTTGCTGGCTGGCCTGATATTTATCGAGCCCTTCATGGCGGAAGCGAAATTTCGCTGGCTCGATACTTACCAAGTCGGTGCACTGTCGTACTTTGCGGTAAACGGCTTTATTGCCCTGGTACTGGTAGCCGGATTTCATCCCCGCCAGCGGCACATTACCTTATCGGTCCTGGCCGACATTCTTATCATTCACGGTTTATTGCTTGCCAGTTCCGGCATCACCAGCGGCTTGGCCAACCTGGTCATTGTGTCCGTAGCCGCGGGCAACATTCTTGCCCCGAACCGCCTGGGCACTTTTTACGCGGCTCTGGCGACCCTCTGTTCACTGGGAATTTCCATCTGGGCCACCCTGACCCTCAACGCCTCTGCCGACGATATAGTGCGAGCGGGCTCGCTGGGCATTTTGTATTTTGCCGCAGCCTTTGTCTTGCAAGGTATCTCGAAACGGGTCATCCGCAGCGAAGCGCTGGCCACCAGTCGCGCAAAGAGCATTGCCGAGCTTGAGCAAATCAACCAGCAGATCATTCAGCGCATGCGCACCGGCATTTTGGTGCTGGATCGTTTCGGCCAGATTCGTTTGGCTAACGCCGCTGCCGAAGAAATGCTGTTTGAAGAAGCCGCTACGCACCCCTATGGCATGCGCCAGGCGCGGACACTACCGGCTCCTTTGAGAAACGGCCTGGACGCCTGGTTAAGCGACCATCACGCCAAGATCGAGCCGTTCCAAGCCACCCAAACCTCTCCCCTGCTGCAAGCCAACTTTACCCAGCTTGATCAGGACCGTGGTGACCAGATCCTGGTGTTTATAGAAGACATGAGCAAGGTTACCCAACAGGCTCAACAGATGAAACTGGCGTCTCTCGGACGGTTAACCGCGGGTATCGCCCACGAAATCCGCAACCCGCTGGGCGCCATCAGCCATGCCGCTCAGCTGATGGAAGAATCTCCGCACATAGACCCCAGCGACCAGCAAATGCTCGATATCATCCGACGGCACTCCAAGCGGGTTAACGGTATTATCGAGAACGTTCTGGATCTGTCTCGACGGCGCATCGCAAGCACCGAACTTGTCGATGTCCGATCGTGGTTAACGAACTTTTGCGACGACTTCCAGCAAACCCAGGCCGACATTATCCCGGCCTCAATTGAGCTGCTGATTGAAGACGAGGTTCCCGACGCGCGCTTTGACAAAAGCCAGATTGAACAAGTGATGGTCAACCTGTGCGACAATGGCTTGCGGTACAGTGAGCAGAATACCGGTGAAAAAAGGATACAATTACTGGTTGGCGCAACCCCCGACGGCGAGCGGGCCCGTGTCGATATTCGCGATTTTGGCGCCGGTATAGCCCCGGAGTACCGCGATTCAGTGTTCGAGCCGTTCTTTACTACGGACAAAAACGGAACCGGGCTAGGACTTTATCTTGCGAGGGAGTTGTGCGAAGCCAATCAGGCGCATCTGTCGCTGGTTGAAGACGACCAACCCGGCTGCCGCTTTCGCATCACCTTCGCTCATTCGGGGCGGATGATTTAA
- a CDS encoding NAD+ synthase: protein MSAPGKVSEASTPVKKLRVVMAQLDFLVGDIPGNTERVIQAARDAWQEHQADIVVFPELCITGYPPEDLLLRPSLGIRVSDALEQLKQAKLEPAIVIGAPVRSGGLLYNAALVIEGGELVGQYFKRCPPNYQVFDEKRYFAEGQNAKVLEIKGVPVGITVCEDIWADGPVEDAAAAGAQLILNLNASPYDIDKQARRKALLERKAANNNVSIVYVNLMGGQDELVFDGGSMVVDHSGTLAVEVPQFKEGLFPVEFLCEHHCQPVSQLPCPEPSLEANVYNALVTGVRDYVNKNGFKSVVLGLSGGIDSALTLAVAADALGKERVRAVMMPFRYTSSASLEDAEAQATAMGVQYDVFSIEPMYDVFMKTLEAPFEGTRPDTTEENLQARLRGVLLMSLSNKFGSLVLTTGNKSELAVGYSTLYGDMAGGFDVLKDVPKTLVFRLSRYRNSLSPVIPERVITRPPSAELAPDQKDEDSLPGYDTLDAILNLYVERDYSAEAIVAEGYERADVERVTRLVDINEYKRRQAPIGVRITERGFGKDRRYPITNGWKIGK, encoded by the coding sequence ATGTCGGCACCCGGTAAAGTATCCGAGGCGTCTACCCCCGTGAAAAAGTTGCGGGTGGTGATGGCCCAGTTGGATTTTCTGGTAGGGGATATTCCAGGTAACACAGAGCGGGTTATTCAAGCCGCCCGAGACGCCTGGCAGGAGCACCAGGCCGATATCGTGGTCTTTCCGGAACTGTGTATTACCGGCTACCCGCCGGAAGATCTTTTGCTGCGACCAAGTTTGGGTATTCGGGTGTCGGATGCACTGGAGCAGCTGAAGCAGGCGAAGCTTGAGCCGGCCATTGTCATTGGAGCGCCTGTGCGTTCGGGCGGTTTGCTCTACAACGCTGCCCTGGTGATCGAAGGCGGTGAGTTGGTCGGGCAGTATTTCAAGCGGTGCCCGCCGAATTACCAGGTGTTCGACGAAAAACGCTATTTTGCCGAAGGCCAGAATGCCAAAGTGTTGGAAATCAAAGGTGTGCCGGTGGGCATTACCGTATGTGAGGATATCTGGGCTGATGGCCCGGTCGAAGATGCGGCTGCCGCAGGTGCCCAGCTGATTTTGAATCTGAACGCCTCACCGTACGACATCGACAAACAGGCTCGGCGAAAAGCCCTTCTGGAGCGTAAAGCGGCCAACAACAACGTCAGCATTGTGTACGTCAATCTGATGGGCGGGCAGGATGAGTTGGTATTCGACGGCGGTTCAATGGTGGTAGATCACTCGGGTACGCTCGCTGTCGAAGTGCCGCAATTTAAAGAAGGGTTGTTCCCGGTCGAGTTTTTGTGCGAGCACCATTGCCAGCCGGTGTCGCAGCTCCCATGCCCTGAGCCGTCTCTTGAAGCCAACGTGTATAACGCTCTGGTGACCGGCGTGCGGGATTACGTTAATAAAAACGGCTTTAAATCGGTTGTACTGGGTCTGTCTGGAGGCATCGACTCGGCCTTGACCTTAGCGGTCGCTGCGGATGCGCTCGGAAAGGAGCGGGTCAGGGCGGTGATGATGCCGTTCCGCTACACCTCCAGTGCCAGCCTCGAAGACGCGGAAGCTCAGGCCACTGCGATGGGCGTGCAGTATGACGTGTTTTCTATCGAGCCAATGTACGACGTGTTCATGAAAACCCTGGAAGCGCCGTTCGAAGGCACTCGGCCGGATACCACCGAGGAAAACCTGCAGGCCCGTCTGCGCGGCGTGTTGTTGATGTCATTGTCCAACAAGTTTGGTTCGCTGGTGTTAACCACCGGCAACAAGAGCGAGCTGGCGGTGGGGTATTCCACGCTGTATGGCGACATGGCGGGCGGTTTTGATGTGCTGAAAGACGTGCCCAAAACACTGGTGTTTCGTTTGTCACGTTACCGAAACAGTCTATCGCCGGTGATTCCTGAGCGCGTAATTACCCGGCCGCCCTCAGCCGAGCTGGCGCCGGATCAGAAAGACGAAGACAGTCTGCCCGGTTACGACACGCTTGATGCCATCCTGAATCTGTACGTTGAACGGGATTACAGCGCTGAAGCCATTGTGGCGGAAGGGTATGAGCGTGCCGACGTCGAGAGGGTGACCCGTTTGGTGGATATCAACGAATACAAGCGCCGGCAGGCTCCGATTGGTGTGCGTATTACCGAGCGGGGCTTTGGTAAAGACCGCCGGTATCCGATTACCAACGGCTGGAAGATAGGCAAGTAA
- a CDS encoding GspH/FimT family pseudopilin — translation MLKDERNARTRAVSFYDVHGRPAGFSLIELMVTMAVAAILLATAIPAFSNMMARNELAVATNAARGALMVAREASVMRGHPVSLCAGEPTSGCSGDWSSGQWIVFRDSNHSGDIDSGETVLQHGRVPGAGRNVSMSGNGPLRSALVYTPLGHAERISGAFGAGRLRVCVKREIAPNARELVISVSGRVRMQRVDFNGACPPL, via the coding sequence ATGCTCAAGGATGAGCGAAATGCCCGAACTCGGGCGGTTTCTTTTTACGATGTGCATGGTCGGCCAGCAGGTTTTTCTCTGATTGAGCTGATGGTAACCATGGCGGTTGCGGCGATCCTGCTAGCAACAGCTATTCCTGCATTTTCCAATATGATGGCTCGAAACGAGTTGGCTGTGGCGACCAATGCTGCGCGAGGTGCGCTGATGGTCGCCAGAGAGGCATCGGTGATGCGGGGGCACCCTGTCTCGCTATGCGCTGGTGAACCTACAAGTGGTTGCAGTGGCGACTGGTCCAGCGGCCAGTGGATTGTGTTCCGAGATTCTAATCATAGCGGTGATATCGACAGTGGTGAGACGGTATTGCAGCATGGGCGCGTTCCGGGCGCCGGTCGCAATGTGTCGATGAGCGGTAATGGGCCGCTGCGGTCTGCGTTGGTTTATACGCCGTTAGGTCATGCCGAGCGTATCAGTGGAGCCTTTGGTGCTGGCCGCTTGAGGGTATGTGTGAAGCGGGAAATAGCGCCGAATGCGCGTGAACTCGTTATTTCAGTCAGTGGCAGGGTTCGTATGCAGCGTGTTGATTTCAACGGAGCTTGCCCTCCACTGTGA
- a CDS encoding type IV pilin protein produces MQLDTVNNNRNPARRYLDVQVAAMPHRRHRGAESGFTLIELMIVVAIIGIIAAIAYPSYTQQVVKTKRAAAAACLVEQASYMERFYTTNMRYDKDLAGKDNPFKAAKNPLELACMTQAQTGADYTYEVKPLTRTGYTISAAPKGAQASHDSGKCGTLTLDQKGTRGAGGSVDKCW; encoded by the coding sequence ATGCAGTTGGATACAGTGAACAATAACCGCAATCCTGCTCGCCGGTATCTGGACGTGCAGGTCGCCGCGATGCCGCATCGTCGGCACCGCGGCGCTGAGTCCGGATTTACTTTGATTGAACTGATGATCGTGGTGGCGATCATTGGGATTATCGCAGCGATTGCTTATCCTTCGTATACACAGCAGGTGGTCAAAACCAAGCGAGCGGCTGCTGCAGCTTGCTTGGTAGAGCAAGCGAGTTATATGGAGCGGTTCTACACCACTAATATGCGGTACGACAAAGACCTAGCCGGAAAAGACAATCCTTTTAAGGCGGCCAAAAACCCGCTGGAGCTTGCTTGCATGACTCAGGCGCAAACAGGAGCTGATTACACTTATGAAGTCAAACCACTAACAAGGACCGGATATACCATCAGTGCAGCTCCTAAGGGTGCGCAAGCCAGTCATGACAGCGGCAAATGCGGTACGTTGACGCTTGATCAAAAGGGTACGCGTGGTGCTGGTGGTAGTGTTGATAAGTGTTGGTGA
- a CDS encoding outer membrane protein assembly factor BamD encodes MRSVVRLLLLSTIIALAAGCASNKDVEVLPEQTYYENARKAMNAGNFNEAEQSLDALETYYPFGRYAEQAQLDLIYARYQNLDLEGARAAADRFMRLNPQSEQLDYALYMRGLASYNLDLGLAARYFPIDASARNPGEQLQAFRDFSQLLSRFPDSQYAPDARQRMISIRNRMAELEIHAARYYIKREAYVAANNRARYVVENYPSSPAVEDALVILADTFLFMDLNKAANDAIATLRKNFPDSEAFDNKGKFQANQFERQNRSLLNVVTFGLLGDE; translated from the coding sequence ATGAGATCAGTTGTCCGTTTACTGCTACTTTCCACCATTATCGCGCTGGCTGCCGGCTGCGCCTCCAATAAAGACGTGGAAGTACTCCCGGAACAAACCTACTACGAGAACGCCCGCAAGGCCATGAACGCCGGCAACTTCAACGAAGCCGAGCAAAGTCTGGATGCCCTCGAAACCTATTATCCGTTCGGCCGTTATGCTGAACAGGCCCAGCTGGACCTGATCTACGCCCGCTACCAGAACCTTGATCTGGAAGGTGCCCGGGCAGCCGCAGACCGCTTCATGCGCCTGAATCCGCAAAGCGAGCAACTGGATTACGCACTCTATATGCGCGGTTTGGCATCGTACAACCTGGACCTCGGCCTTGCCGCCCGCTACTTTCCGATCGACGCTTCCGCCCGCAATCCCGGTGAACAGCTGCAGGCGTTCCGCGATTTCTCACAATTGCTGAGCCGTTTCCCTGACAGCCAGTACGCGCCGGACGCCCGCCAGCGCATGATCTCGATCCGCAACCGCATGGCTGAGCTGGAAATACACGCTGCGCGCTACTACATCAAACGGGAAGCCTATGTGGCAGCCAACAACCGCGCTCGCTACGTCGTCGAAAACTACCCGTCTTCGCCGGCCGTTGAAGATGCTCTGGTTATCCTGGCTGATACGTTCCTGTTTATGGACCTGAACAAAGCCGCCAACGATGCCATCGCCACACTGCGCAAGAACTTCCCGGACAGCGAAGCCTTCGACAACAAAGGCAAATTCCAGGCGAACCAGTTCGAGCGGCAGAACCGCTCGCTCCTGAATGTCGTCACCTTCGGACTACTGGGCGACGAGTAA